One genomic segment of Novisyntrophococcus fermenticellae includes these proteins:
- the nifS gene encoding cysteine desulfurase NifS gives MDSMIYLDNAATTKTAPEVVEAMLPYFSELYGNPSSIYEIAGKSKTAIDKGRIQIADVLQARPEEIYFTAGGSEADNWALKAAYEAYKSKGNHIITTKIEHHAILHTCEYLEKERGARVTYLDVDENGIVKLEELEKAITPETILISVMFANNEIGTIQPIKEIGMIAKEHNILFHTDAVQAFGQIPIHVEEYHIDMLSSSGHKINGPKGIGFLYVRKGVKIRSFIHGGAQERKRRAGTENVPGIVGYGAAAKRAADTMEKRTKKEIELRDYMIDRILKEVPYCRLNGDSVKRLPNNVNISFQFIEGESLLIMLDMEGIAASSGSACTSGSLDPSHVLLAIGLPHEIAHGSLRLTLGEDTTKKDVDFTVDKIKGIVERLRSMSPLYEDFIKKQNRK, from the coding sequence ATGGACAGCATGATTTATTTAGACAATGCAGCAACAACGAAAACCGCACCCGAAGTAGTGGAAGCCATGCTTCCTTATTTCAGTGAGTTATATGGAAATCCATCCAGCATCTATGAAATCGCCGGAAAAAGTAAGACGGCAATAGATAAAGGAAGAATCCAGATTGCGGATGTATTGCAGGCCAGACCGGAAGAAATCTACTTTACGGCAGGAGGAAGTGAGGCGGATAACTGGGCACTTAAGGCAGCCTATGAAGCCTATAAATCCAAAGGAAATCACATTATCACAACAAAAATTGAGCATCATGCGATTCTGCATACCTGCGAGTACCTGGAGAAGGAAAGAGGTGCCAGGGTAACTTACCTGGATGTGGATGAGAACGGTATTGTGAAGCTGGAGGAACTTGAAAAAGCAATTACGCCGGAGACAATTTTGATTTCCGTTATGTTTGCTAACAATGAAATCGGTACAATTCAGCCAATTAAGGAAATCGGCATGATTGCAAAAGAACATAATATATTATTCCATACGGATGCAGTTCAGGCATTTGGACAGATTCCGATCCATGTGGAGGAGTATCATATTGATATGCTCAGTTCCAGCGGACATAAAATCAACGGCCCAAAGGGCATTGGATTCTTGTATGTTCGTAAAGGAGTAAAGATTCGCTCCTTTATTCATGGCGGTGCGCAGGAAAGAAAACGCCGTGCGGGCACGGAGAACGTTCCGGGTATCGTAGGATATGGAGCGGCGGCTAAACGCGCTGCGGATACGATGGAAAAGAGGACAAAAAAGGAAATTGAATTACGCGACTACATGATCGACAGAATCCTTAAGGAAGTCCCATATTGCCGGTTAAACGGCGATTCCGTGAAACGCCTGCCGAATAACGTAAATATCAGCTTTCAGTTTATAGAAGGTGAATCCTTGCTGATCATGTTGGATATGGAAGGCATTGCCGCATCCAGTGGCTCCGCCTGTACATCCGGGAGTCTGGATCCCTCTCATGTATTGCTGGCTATTGGACTGCCTCATGAAATCGCTCATGGTTCACTTCGGCTGACACTCGGTGAGGATACGACGAAGAAAGACGTTGATTTTACCGTTGACAAGATAAAGGGAATCGTAGAGAGGCTGAGAAGCATGTCCCCACTCTATGAAGATTTTATAAAAAAACAAAATAGAAAGTAA
- a CDS encoding sigma factor, whose protein sequence is MDIKSFQKKLGELVELAKYNNRTLNAELVEQFFGACGLEENQIKSIYVYLKSQGIHVKGGTRESESDYDMMPAQIDEKTEADPLSVEEEEYLKNYVEGVKAGFVSKVEREELFQKAMDGDAAARQRLVEGYLPEVIRAVRSLHRKEIFAGDMLQEGNIGLLSALETLNAAENPHEWILESINKEIKQFLHMYQEQCREDDYLINRVEKLEAAVRDLTDGAEDKFSVEELSVFLDMSVEEIKDVLRLTGDDK, encoded by the coding sequence TTGGACATAAAAAGCTTTCAAAAAAAATTAGGTGAGCTTGTAGAGCTTGCAAAATATAATAACAGGACATTGAATGCAGAACTGGTTGAACAGTTTTTTGGTGCATGCGGACTGGAGGAAAACCAGATAAAGAGTATCTATGTGTATCTGAAATCTCAGGGAATACATGTTAAGGGTGGAACCAGGGAGTCGGAAAGTGATTATGACATGATGCCCGCACAGATCGATGAAAAGACAGAAGCAGATCCTTTGTCTGTGGAAGAAGAGGAATACCTGAAAAACTATGTAGAGGGTGTCAAAGCCGGATTTGTATCGAAAGTGGAGCGGGAAGAGTTATTCCAAAAAGCCATGGACGGTGACGCAGCGGCAAGGCAGCGTCTGGTGGAAGGCTATCTTCCGGAGGTGATTCGGGCGGTAAGGAGTCTGCACCGCAAAGAAATCTTTGCAGGGGATATGCTGCAGGAAGGGAATATAGGACTCTTATCTGCTCTGGAAACGCTGAACGCAGCAGAGAATCCCCATGAATGGATACTGGAGTCTATAAATAAAGAAATAAAACAGTTTCTTCATATGTATCAGGAACAGTGCCGGGAGGATGATTATCTGATCAACAGGGTAGAGAAGCTGGAAGCGGCGGTCAGAGATTTGACTGATGGAGCTGAGGATAAATTCAGCGTGGAAGAGCTCTCTGTATTTCTGGACATGAGTGTTGAGGAAATTAAGGATGTACTACGGCTTACAGGTGACGATAAATAA
- the mnmA gene encoding tRNA 2-thiouridine(34) synthase MnmA, with the protein MAEKVVVGMSGGVDSSVAAYLLKEAGYEVIGVTMQIWQEEDECSLEENGGCCGWSAVDDARKVARILDIPYYVMNFKREFKKEVMDYFVDEYLHGRTPNPCIACNRYVKWEALLKRSLDIGADYIATGHYAQVAKLTNGRYAIKNSVTAAKDQTYALYNLTQEQLAHTLMPVGAYTKDEIRAVAKQIGLPVADKKDSQEICFITDRDYASFIERETGETVPQGNFVDTAGRVIGRHRGITHYTVGQRRGLNLAAGRRVFVLEIRPETNEVVIGEGDEVFSHTVRANHLNFMGIEDIPIGDSMELTGKIRYGHKGARCIATRTGSDELVCQFPEPVRAVTPGQALVLYKDGYVAAGGTIR; encoded by the coding sequence ATGGCTGAAAAAGTAGTGGTGGGCATGTCAGGAGGGGTGGATTCTTCTGTAGCGGCGTACCTTCTGAAAGAAGCCGGATATGAAGTGATTGGAGTCACGATGCAGATCTGGCAGGAGGAAGATGAATGCTCACTGGAAGAAAACGGAGGCTGCTGCGGCTGGTCTGCTGTTGATGATGCCCGTAAGGTTGCCCGGATTCTGGATATTCCTTATTATGTAATGAACTTTAAAAGGGAATTTAAAAAAGAGGTCATGGATTATTTTGTAGATGAATATCTTCATGGGAGGACTCCGAATCCCTGCATTGCCTGTAACCGGTATGTGAAATGGGAAGCGCTTTTAAAGCGCAGCCTGGACATCGGGGCCGACTACATTGCCACGGGCCATTATGCACAGGTTGCGAAGCTTACGAATGGCAGATATGCCATCAAAAACTCAGTAACTGCTGCAAAAGACCAGACCTATGCACTATACAATCTGACTCAGGAGCAGCTGGCGCATACACTGATGCCGGTGGGGGCTTATACCAAAGATGAAATCCGTGCTGTGGCAAAGCAGATCGGTCTGCCTGTGGCAGATAAGAAGGACAGCCAGGAAATCTGCTTTATCACAGATCGTGATTATGCATCGTTTATTGAACGGGAAACCGGAGAAACAGTGCCCCAGGGGAACTTTGTGGATACTGCGGGCAGGGTAATCGGCCGCCATCGCGGCATAACACACTATACCGTCGGCCAGCGCAGAGGGCTCAATCTTGCAGCCGGCAGACGGGTATTCGTACTGGAAATACGGCCGGAGACCAACGAGGTCGTTATTGGAGAAGGGGATGAAGTCTTTTCTCACACAGTCCGGGCAAATCATTTGAATTTCATGGGAATTGAAGATATTCCGATAGGAGATTCCATGGAACTGACAGGCAAAATCAGATATGGACACAAAGGTGCAAGATGTATTGCGACCAGAACCGGTTCAGATGAACTGGTATGTCAATTTCCCGAGCCGGTTCGTGCCGTGACGCCGGGACAGGCTCTTGTACTTTACAAGGATGGATATGTGGCGGCAGGAGGAACAATCAGATGA
- a CDS encoding DUF5684 domain-containing protein: protein MIFNLIVFLLSLGFLAWLAVIAIVVLSVVGMWMIFVKAGESGWKSLIPVYNIYILYKICWNVKAFALMLVLEIIGSFLDGKNRSWFIGLLVFLVGAALLAIQILFCAKLAGSFGRSLIFAAGLFFFNTVFIMILGLGSSRYYGPDRGPAGI, encoded by the coding sequence ATGATTTTTAACTTGATTGTATTTTTACTAAGCCTGGGGTTTCTGGCCTGGCTGGCAGTGATAGCAATCGTGGTTTTGAGTGTTGTCGGTATGTGGATGATTTTTGTCAAGGCTGGGGAAAGTGGATGGAAATCCCTGATTCCTGTCTACAATATCTATATTTTATATAAAATATGCTGGAATGTAAAGGCATTTGCACTCATGCTTGTGCTGGAAATTATAGGATCATTTCTGGATGGAAAGAACAGGAGCTGGTTTATTGGTCTGCTGGTTTTTCTGGTTGGTGCGGCCCTATTGGCTATTCAGATTCTGTTCTGTGCCAAGCTGGCAGGTTCCTTTGGCAGAAGTCTGATCTTTGCAGCCGGGTTATTCTTCTTTAATACGGTTTTTATTATGATTCTGGGTCTGGGAAGTTCACGCTATTATGGGCCGGACAGAGGCCCGGCAGGGATATGA
- a CDS encoding phosphoglycerate kinase, translated as MLNKKSVDDINVKGQKVLVRCDFNVPLQDGKITDENRLVAALPTIQKLVNDGGRVILCSHLGKPKGQPLPEMSLAPVAVRLSELLGQEVKFAADPEVVGPNARAAAEAMKDGDIVLLENTRYRAEETKNEDAFSKDLASLAEVFVNDAFGTAHRAHCSNVGVTKYMKTNVVGYLMQKEIDFLGNAVNNPERPFVAILGGAKVSSKLSVIENLLDKVDVLIIGGGMSYTFSKAMGGNVGNSLLEEDYCDYAVKMIKKAEDKGVKLLLPVDSVIADDFSNDANTQVVNAGDIPDNWEGLDIGPETVKLFTGAVKEAKTVVWNGPMGAFEMPKFAVGTEAVAKALAETDAVTIIGGGDSAAAINILGYGDKMTHISTGGGASLEFLEGKELPGVAAADNK; from the coding sequence ATGTTAAATAAAAAAAGTGTAGATGATATTAATGTAAAAGGACAGAAGGTCCTGGTTCGCTGTGACTTTAACGTACCGCTGCAGGATGGAAAGATCACAGATGAGAACCGTCTTGTGGCAGCACTTCCGACGATTCAGAAACTGGTGAATGATGGAGGACGGGTGATTCTTTGCTCTCATCTTGGAAAACCCAAAGGACAGCCGCTTCCGGAGATGTCTCTGGCACCGGTGGCAGTTCGCTTGAGTGAATTGCTTGGACAGGAAGTTAAGTTTGCTGCGGATCCTGAAGTTGTCGGACCAAATGCAAGGGCAGCCGCAGAGGCCATGAAAGACGGCGATATTGTACTTCTGGAAAACACCAGATACAGAGCAGAAGAGACAAAGAATGAAGATGCATTCAGTAAAGATCTGGCTTCCCTGGCAGAAGTCTTCGTAAATGATGCTTTTGGTACTGCACACAGGGCACACTGCTCAAATGTCGGAGTCACCAAATACATGAAGACAAATGTCGTGGGCTATCTGATGCAGAAGGAAATAGATTTCCTGGGAAATGCTGTAAATAATCCGGAGCGTCCGTTTGTTGCAATCTTAGGCGGAGCAAAAGTTTCCAGCAAGCTTTCTGTAATTGAGAATCTGCTCGATAAGGTAGATGTTCTGATTATCGGAGGCGGTATGTCCTATACGTTCAGCAAGGCAATGGGCGGGAACGTAGGAAATTCGCTTCTGGAGGAAGATTACTGTGACTATGCAGTTAAAATGATAAAGAAGGCTGAAGATAAAGGCGTAAAGCTGCTGCTTCCGGTGGATTCTGTCATCGCAGATGACTTCTCCAATGATGCAAACACCCAAGTTGTAAATGCAGGCGATATTCCGGATAACTGGGAAGGCCTTGATATCGGACCCGAGACAGTAAAATTGTTTACAGGTGCCGTAAAAGAAGCAAAAACAGTCGTCTGGAACGGCCCTATGGGAGCATTTGAGATGCCTAAATTTGCTGTAGGCACCGAAGCAGTTGCAAAAGCACTTGCCGAAACAGACGCTGTTACAATTATCGGAGGCGGAGATTCCGCAGCAGCGATAAACATCCTGGGCTATGGAGATAAGATGACACACATCTCCACAGGCGGCGGAGCCTCCCTTGAATTCCTGGAAGGAAAAGAACTCCCCGGCGTAGCAGCCGCTGATAATAAGTAA
- the gap gene encoding type I glyceraldehyde-3-phosphate dehydrogenase, with protein sequence MAVKVAINGFGRIGRLAFRQMFGAEGYEVVAINDLTSPTMLAHLLKYDSSQGKYALADKVEAGEDSITVDGQNIKIYAFPDANNCPWGELGVDVVLECSGFYTSKAKAQAHINAGARKVVISAPAGNDLPTIVYNVNHDTLKPEDTIISAASCTTNCLAPMAQALNELAPIKTGIMCTIHAYTGDQMTLDGPQRNGDLRRSRAAALNIVPNSTGAAKAIGLVIPELNGKLIGSAQRVPTPTGSTTILTAVVDGTVTVDEINAKMKASVTESYGYNVDQIVSSDIVGMRYGSLFDATQTMVLPLDNGTTQVQVVSWYDNENSYTSQMVRTIKYFSELA encoded by the coding sequence ATGGCAGTAAAAGTAGCAATTAATGGTTTTGGACGTATCGGACGTCTTGCTTTCAGACAGATGTTTGGTGCGGAAGGATATGAAGTAGTGGCTATAAACGACTTGACATCCCCGACAATGTTAGCTCATTTATTAAAATATGATTCTTCACAGGGAAAATATGCTTTGGCTGATAAGGTAGAAGCAGGTGAGGATTCCATCACTGTGGACGGACAGAATATTAAAATCTATGCATTTCCTGATGCGAATAACTGCCCATGGGGAGAACTTGGCGTAGATGTAGTCCTTGAGTGTTCAGGATTCTATACATCCAAGGCAAAAGCACAGGCACATATCAATGCAGGTGCCCGCAAAGTAGTTATTTCTGCTCCTGCCGGAAATGACCTTCCTACAATTGTATATAACGTAAACCATGATACATTGAAACCTGAGGATACGATTATCTCCGCAGCATCCTGTACAACAAACTGTCTGGCTCCTATGGCACAGGCACTGAACGAACTTGCACCGATTAAAACAGGTATTATGTGTACCATTCACGCCTATACAGGTGACCAGATGACACTTGACGGACCTCAGAGGAACGGTGATTTAAGAAGATCCCGTGCAGCAGCCCTCAATATCGTTCCGAACAGCACAGGTGCAGCAAAAGCCATCGGTCTCGTTATACCGGAACTGAATGGAAAACTGATTGGTTCTGCACAGCGTGTTCCTACTCCGACAGGTTCTACCACAATTCTGACAGCCGTTGTAGACGGAACTGTAACTGTTGACGAAATCAACGCAAAGATGAAGGCTTCTGTTACAGAATCCTATGGCTATAATGTGGATCAGATTGTATCCAGCGATATCGTTGGTATGAGATATGGCTCTCTGTTTGATGCAACTCAGACTATGGTTCTTCCGCTTGATAACGGAACAACACAGGTACAGGTTGTATCATGGTATGATAATGAAAACTCATATACAAGCCAGATGGTTCGTACGATCAAATATTTCTCAGAGTTAGCATAA
- the nifU gene encoding Fe-S cluster assembly scaffold protein NifU, with amino-acid sequence MYSEKVMDHFQNPRNVGEIENASGVGTVGNAKCGDIMRIYLDIEDNGVIKDVKFKTFGCGAAVATSSMATEMVKGKTIQEALEVTNKAVMEALDGLPPVKVHCSLLAEEAIHAALWDYAEKHHIKIEGLDKPKSDIGEEEIEEEY; translated from the coding sequence ATGTACAGTGAAAAAGTTATGGATCACTTTCAGAACCCCAGGAATGTAGGGGAAATAGAGAATGCCAGTGGTGTGGGCACCGTGGGTAATGCAAAGTGTGGTGACATCATGCGTATCTATCTGGACATAGAGGATAACGGTGTAATCAAGGATGTGAAGTTTAAAACATTCGGATGTGGTGCGGCCGTTGCAACCAGCAGTATGGCCACGGAGATGGTGAAGGGAAAGACGATTCAGGAGGCTCTGGAGGTGACAAACAAGGCGGTGATGGAAGCTTTAGACGGATTGCCGCCGGTTAAGGTGCACTGTTCGCTTTTGGCAGAAGAGGCAATTCATGCCGCTCTTTGGGATTATGCGGAGAAGCATCACATTAAAATTGAAGGCTTAGACAAGCCAAAATCAGATATTGGTGAAGAGGAAATAGAGGAAGAGTATTAA
- the tpiA gene encoding triose-phosphate isomerase — MRKKIIAGNWKMNMTPSQAVELVNTLKPLVANEEADVVFCVPAIDIVPVTEACKGTNIQVGAENMYFEESGAYTGEISPDMLTDAGVKYVVLGHSERREYFHETNADVNKKVLKALEHGITPIMCCGETLEQREQGVTMDFIRQQVKVGFQNVTADQAKTTVIAYEPIWAIGTGKTATTEQAEEVCRGIRECIAEIYDDATAAEIRIQYGGSVNAGNAAELFAQPDIDGGLVGGASLKADFGKIVNYK; from the coding sequence ATGAGGAAAAAAATTATTGCGGGAAACTGGAAAATGAATATGACACCAAGCCAGGCGGTGGAGTTGGTGAATACATTAAAGCCATTAGTAGCTAACGAAGAAGCCGATGTAGTGTTCTGCGTGCCTGCTATTGATATTGTCCCTGTAACAGAAGCATGCAAAGGCACAAACATTCAGGTGGGTGCCGAGAATATGTATTTTGAAGAGAGCGGTGCATATACCGGAGAGATTTCACCGGATATGCTGACGGATGCAGGTGTGAAATACGTAGTCTTAGGTCATTCGGAGAGAAGAGAATACTTTCATGAGACCAATGCAGATGTGAATAAAAAAGTCTTAAAGGCACTGGAACATGGTATTACTCCGATTATGTGCTGCGGAGAGACACTTGAGCAGAGAGAGCAGGGTGTTACGATGGATTTCATCCGTCAGCAGGTTAAGGTTGGATTCCAGAATGTGACGGCAGATCAGGCAAAGACTACTGTGATTGCATATGAGCCTATATGGGCCATCGGAACAGGTAAGACAGCCACCACAGAGCAGGCCGAAGAAGTCTGCAGAGGCATCCGCGAATGCATTGCTGAAATCTATGATGATGCTACAGCAGCAGAAATCCGCATTCAGTACGGTGGTTCCGTCAATGCGGGCAATGCAGCGGAACTGTTTGCACAGCCGGATATTGACGGCGGGCTTGTGGGGGGAGCATCTCTGAAAGCTGACTTCGGTAAAATCGTGAATTATAAATAA
- a CDS encoding histidinol-phosphatase HisJ family protein, with protein sequence MIADSHMHSNFSSDSETPMEQMVQQAIYLGIKSICFTDHYDKDYENDNFQLDTEPYLKSISAMREKFGDQIEIRSGVELGLQIHLKEWLQSYVNQYPFDFIIGSMHLLEGRDPYYPENFSGRSDEELLRQYFRDTAANIESFHAFQSLGHLDYLARYLNWETGDYQYQDYQDEIDEILKKLIQYGIALEINTGGCRSRLARTNPGREILFRYHELDGELITIGADGHTPEQVGYGFTHIAELLKECGYGYYTVYRQKKPIFISIKD encoded by the coding sequence ATGATAGCGGATTCCCATATGCACAGCAATTTTTCCAGTGACAGCGAAACCCCAATGGAGCAGATGGTGCAGCAGGCAATTTATTTAGGAATAAAAAGCATCTGTTTTACGGATCACTATGATAAGGATTATGAAAATGATAATTTTCAGTTAGATACAGAGCCATATCTGAAGTCCATTTCCGCAATGCGTGAAAAATTCGGAGATCAGATAGAAATCCGGTCGGGTGTAGAGCTGGGTCTTCAGATACATCTGAAGGAATGGCTCCAAAGCTATGTAAATCAATATCCGTTTGACTTTATCATAGGGTCTATGCACCTTTTGGAGGGCAGAGACCCCTATTATCCTGAGAATTTTTCCGGGAGAAGCGATGAAGAGCTGCTCCGCCAATATTTCCGGGATACGGCAGCCAATATCGAAAGTTTCCATGCCTTCCAGAGTCTTGGACACCTGGATTATCTGGCCAGGTATTTAAACTGGGAAACAGGTGATTACCAGTATCAGGATTATCAGGATGAGATTGATGAGATTCTGAAGAAACTGATTCAATATGGGATTGCTTTGGAAATCAATACAGGTGGCTGCCGCTCCCGGCTTGCACGCACGAATCCGGGCAGAGAGATACTCTTCCGATACCACGAATTAGACGGAGAACTGATTACAATCGGTGCAGATGGGCATACTCCTGAACAGGTGGGATATGGATTTACCCATATTGCAGAGCTTCTGAAGGAATGCGGATATGGGTATTATACAGTATACAGACAAAAAAAGCCTATATTTATTTCAATTAAGGATTGA
- a CDS encoding RrF2 family transcriptional regulator, whose protein sequence is MKLSTKGRYGLRALIDLAAYSHEDEAVSIQSISERQKISVSYLEQLVRLLKKAGLVKSVRGACGGYMLAKSADEISVGDALRALEGSLDAVTCPANEGEGGCEEADFCVTRYVWQEINDSITTAVDAIMLSQLLEERQKLMPQGRRACEESRE, encoded by the coding sequence ATGAAATTGTCCACAAAGGGAAGATATGGGTTACGTGCACTGATTGATTTGGCTGCATATTCCCACGAAGATGAGGCTGTTTCCATCCAAAGCATTTCTGAACGCCAGAAGATTTCTGTCAGCTATCTGGAGCAGCTGGTTCGCCTTTTGAAAAAAGCAGGACTTGTGAAAAGCGTACGGGGAGCATGCGGAGGCTATATGCTTGCAAAATCCGCCGATGAAATTTCTGTTGGGGATGCATTAAGAGCCCTGGAAGGCAGTCTGGACGCAGTAACCTGCCCGGCCAATGAAGGTGAGGGAGGTTGCGAAGAGGCTGATTTCTGCGTAACACGTTATGTTTGGCAGGAAATCAATGACAGCATAACGACGGCGGTAGACGCCATCATGTTGAGTCAGTTGTTGGAAGAAAGGCAGAAATTAATGCCGCAGGGAAGACGTGCGTGTGAAGAATCGAGAGAATAA
- the hisH gene encoding imidazole glycerol phosphate synthase subunit HisH, whose amino-acid sequence MIALIDYDAGNIKSVEKALQALGEEVLVSRTPEELLQAEKVILPGVGSFGDAMENLHKFGLVDVIHEIVNRGTPFLGICLGLQLLFQNSEESPGVQGLGLLEGEILRIPDQEGLKIPHMGWNSLELQNEGRLFRGISNQPYVYFVHSYYLKAKDERIVKATTEYSTHIHASVEAGNLFGCQFHPEKSSDVGLAILKNFASVGKERA is encoded by the coding sequence ATGATTGCTTTAATTGATTATGATGCAGGGAATATTAAAAGCGTTGAAAAAGCGCTTCAGGCATTGGGAGAAGAGGTACTTGTAAGCAGAACACCGGAGGAGCTGCTGCAGGCGGAGAAGGTGATTCTGCCGGGTGTGGGCAGCTTTGGAGACGCCATGGAAAATTTGCATAAATTCGGTCTGGTGGATGTTATTCATGAAATTGTAAACCGGGGAACGCCGTTTTTGGGAATTTGTCTCGGCCTGCAGCTCCTCTTTCAGAATAGTGAGGAGAGTCCTGGAGTTCAGGGCCTAGGCTTGCTTGAGGGCGAGATTCTGCGTATTCCGGATCAGGAGGGGCTTAAAATTCCCCATATGGGTTGGAATTCCCTTGAACTGCAGAATGAGGGAAGGCTGTTTCGCGGTATTTCGAATCAGCCTTATGTATACTTTGTCCATTCCTATTACTTGAAAGCAAAGGACGAGCGGATTGTAAAGGCGACAACAGAATATAGCACACATATTCATGCCTCTGTGGAAGCCGGCAACCTGTTTGGCTGTCAATTTCATCCGGAGAAAAGTTCGGATGTAGGGCTTGCGATCTTAAAGAATTTTGCATCCGTAGGAAAGGAGCGTGCTTAA
- a CDS encoding oligosaccharide flippase family protein has protein sequence MSRKKTLLLGTVILTATGFLTRIIGFFYRIFLSHTIGAREIGIFQLLTPINSLCTALCIGGISTIMSRTIAAKTAVGSRKSGFDVLFIGTGFCVLLSILAAFGVRTFSGFLSAGILGESSCGPLLDIMAYSIPLSTVHTCIIAYYYAQKKTGIPSLSQLLEQIVRVLSSYFVYLIMRNQGIQPDARLTVIGLLAGEGVACLFTLTAITWECSKYKYHFHPNSLDVHPVELFSLSLPLTANRICITLLHSVEAVLIPNRLRLCGLSNNEALSLYGIITGMALPMILFPSAITNSVAVMLLPSVAEDQASGNLANVRRTIEATIKYCLILGIFATGLFCVYGQTIGTLIFRIKDAGVFIQILAFISPFLYLNSTLTSILNGLGKTRLCFYQNIVGLGIRILFVFFAIPAFGIQGYLWGVLASELASSMLNLFFLHRTADFSFDAAECVLKPVISLLIALGISFAVIGILNSFFLFNEVLQLLLAITAMGISYLLPHLPTLFRRVRN, from the coding sequence ATGTCACGAAAAAAAACACTGCTTCTGGGCACAGTGATTTTGACTGCTACAGGGTTCTTAACCCGGATTATAGGTTTCTTTTATAGAATATTCCTGTCACATACGATTGGTGCCAGGGAGATTGGTATCTTCCAGCTTCTGACTCCCATAAATTCTCTTTGTACTGCACTTTGTATCGGAGGCATTTCCACGATTATGTCGAGGACAATTGCCGCCAAAACCGCTGTTGGTTCCAGAAAAAGTGGTTTTGACGTTCTTTTTATAGGAACAGGATTCTGCGTGCTGTTATCTATTTTGGCTGCTTTTGGTGTAAGAACCTTTTCGGGTTTTTTGTCTGCTGGAATCCTGGGAGAATCCAGCTGTGGTCCGCTGCTTGATATCATGGCATACAGTATTCCACTATCCACCGTACATACCTGCATCATTGCTTATTATTATGCACAAAAAAAGACCGGAATCCCTTCTCTTAGCCAGCTTCTGGAACAGATTGTACGGGTTCTGTCTTCTTATTTTGTTTATTTAATTATGAGAAACCAGGGCATACAACCCGATGCCAGACTGACTGTTATCGGTCTTCTGGCCGGAGAGGGCGTTGCCTGTCTGTTTACCTTAACCGCAATAACCTGGGAATGTTCAAAATATAAATATCATTTTCATCCGAATTCTTTAGATGTTCATCCAGTAGAGCTGTTCAGTCTTTCTCTCCCATTAACAGCCAACAGGATCTGCATCACCCTGCTTCATAGCGTAGAGGCTGTTCTGATTCCAAACCGCCTCCGGTTATGTGGACTATCTAACAATGAAGCGCTGTCCCTCTACGGTATTATCACAGGTATGGCTCTTCCCATGATACTCTTTCCAAGTGCAATTACCAATTCAGTGGCCGTCATGCTGCTTCCCAGCGTAGCGGAGGATCAGGCCTCCGGAAATTTGGCAAACGTACGCAGGACCATAGAGGCTACCATAAAGTATTGTCTGATTCTTGGGATCTTTGCCACAGGTTTATTCTGCGTTTATGGTCAGACCATAGGAACACTGATTTTCCGCATCAAGGATGCAGGTGTCTTTATACAGATTCTGGCTTTTATCAGTCCTTTCCTATACCTGAATTCCACACTGACCAGCATATTGAACGGTCTTGGAAAGACAAGGCTTTGCTTTTACCAGAATATTGTCGGTCTTGGCATCCGTATTCTCTTTGTATTCTTTGCCATACCTGCCTTTGGCATACAGGGATACCTGTGGGGTGTTCTGGCAAGTGAACTGGCTTCCTCCATGCTGAACCTCTTCTTTTTGCACAGGACAGCCGACTTCTCCTTTGATGCCGCAGAATGTGTCCTGAAGCCGGTGATATCTCTTCTTATCGCCCTCGGAATCAGTTTTGCAGTCATCGGAATACTGAACAGTTTCTTTCTTTTTAATGAGGTCCTCCAGCTGCTGCTGGCGATTACTGCAATGGGAATCAGCTACCTGCTCCCACATCTTCCTACTCTGTTCAGACGCGTCCGAAATTAA